A genomic segment from Peribacillus sp. ACCC06369 encodes:
- a CDS encoding UTRA domain-containing protein has product MPRTKYVEIYEDLKKKIEQNDYQYQQLLPSENTLIIEYDCSRNTLRRAIGNLVNEGYVQTKHGKGARVIYQDFKGNEYMFGETETFKEFAIRNNKKHRTDVTVFEELVVDEGIHEHTRFPIGVEVYHLKRVRYLEGNPVIMDYNYFRKDIAKGLTIEVAEDSIYEYLDRELNQRAVTAKRKMVVERTTEMDEKYLKLDGFNSVVVVTSHVFNADGVMFEHTQSRHTPGNFVFFDQTQRK; this is encoded by the coding sequence ATGCCAAGAACAAAGTACGTAGAAATATATGAAGATTTAAAAAAGAAAATTGAACAGAATGATTATCAGTATCAACAACTCCTTCCTTCAGAGAATACATTGATCATAGAGTATGACTGCTCAAGAAACACATTACGAAGAGCAATCGGAAATCTTGTAAACGAAGGGTATGTACAAACCAAGCATGGGAAAGGTGCCCGCGTGATTTATCAAGATTTTAAGGGAAATGAATATATGTTTGGTGAGACGGAAACGTTTAAGGAGTTTGCTATTCGAAACAATAAGAAACATCGGACAGACGTCACCGTCTTTGAGGAATTGGTTGTAGATGAAGGCATTCATGAGCATACCAGGTTTCCAATCGGTGTTGAAGTGTATCACCTGAAGCGTGTCCGTTATTTAGAAGGCAATCCCGTAATTATGGATTATAATTATTTTAGGAAAGATATTGCTAAAGGATTAACGATTGAGGTAGCAGAGGATTCCATTTATGAATACTTAGATAGAGAGCTGAACCAACGGGCGGTCACTGCAAAGCGGAAAATGGTGGTAGAAAGAACTACTGAGATGGATGAGAAATATTTAAAATTAGATGGGTTTAATAGTGTTGTCGTTGTGACCAGTCATGTTTTTAATGCGGATGGAGTGATGTTTGAACATACTCAATCAAGGCATACTCCGGGTAACTTTGTGTTCTTCGACCAAACACAGCGAAAATAA
- a CDS encoding trehalase family glycosidase, which yields MDIRMTPMSHYGSYMALTYQESQTPEKNGLYINSVRGKSKQHQNALKIIPTINGTPVEYTYEADEFKIVLTFNGGEIFVCFEDAERIFVQGRGEKVGLTLDSQPIFNFEYNYLLGKTGEDYCIVNSYKNLTKYMIFAPQGSVMLQQNVFMDTTGSTNKADNLSSIQITSTDESDKFLCVIEDIPTSGAIPVKREYKFEEALDKSTNHFLEFLSKQPAVLERYQKTLREAAYLNWTCIVNEQGLLKRKAMYMSNTNFPGVWSWDNAFNALALAGVDNELAWDQIQLLFDYQDVNGQIPGSLSDSTIRWNFSKPPVQGLFVLKMMEKMTLTTEQLKRIYTQIKRHVEFYLQYKDFNGDGICEYHHGNDSGQDNSTVFRDANIIDSPDLTAFLIKSMDMLAVVAEKLDKVEDKKYWEEQSTKYMQKFCDYFLIEDLPFARFTRDGKVIESQGILPLMSIILGNKLPEAAKKNILNLLKSERYLTKWGIASEAIDSPYYEEDAYWRGPIWAPTTLLFIEAFEECGEQQLANEVTEKFLELCKYGGFAENFHAETGEGLRDLAHTWTSSVFIHLASKLAN from the coding sequence TTGGATATACGAATGACACCTATGAGTCATTATGGTTCTTACATGGCTCTCACTTACCAAGAAAGCCAGACCCCAGAGAAAAATGGGCTCTATATTAATTCAGTAAGAGGCAAATCAAAACAGCATCAAAATGCTCTTAAAATCATCCCAACAATAAATGGGACTCCAGTTGAGTACACCTATGAAGCCGATGAATTTAAGATTGTCCTGACATTTAATGGTGGGGAAATCTTTGTATGCTTTGAAGATGCTGAAAGAATCTTTGTACAAGGCCGAGGGGAAAAAGTAGGTCTAACACTTGATTCCCAGCCAATCTTCAATTTCGAATATAACTATCTTTTGGGAAAAACCGGTGAAGACTACTGCATTGTCAATAGCTACAAGAATCTGACCAAATACATGATCTTTGCACCTCAAGGATCAGTCATGCTTCAACAAAACGTATTCATGGATACGACAGGCAGCACAAACAAAGCAGATAACCTGTCGAGTATCCAAATCACCTCAACGGATGAGTCAGATAAATTTTTATGTGTCATTGAAGACATTCCTACAAGTGGGGCAATTCCAGTAAAAAGGGAGTATAAGTTTGAAGAAGCATTGGATAAGAGCACGAATCATTTTCTAGAATTCTTATCTAAACAGCCTGCTGTTCTCGAAAGGTATCAAAAAACCCTAAGGGAAGCTGCTTATCTGAATTGGACATGTATTGTGAATGAACAAGGGCTGTTGAAGAGAAAAGCCATGTATATGTCGAATACAAATTTCCCAGGTGTTTGGAGTTGGGATAATGCCTTCAACGCATTAGCACTTGCTGGTGTTGATAATGAGCTCGCATGGGATCAAATTCAGTTATTATTCGATTATCAGGACGTAAACGGACAAATTCCAGGTTCCCTCAGCGATTCGACCATCCGTTGGAATTTCTCCAAGCCTCCCGTACAAGGGTTATTCGTGTTGAAAATGATGGAAAAAATGACATTGACTACTGAACAATTAAAGAGAATATATACTCAAATCAAGAGACATGTAGAATTTTATCTTCAGTACAAAGATTTCAATGGCGACGGGATTTGCGAGTACCATCACGGGAATGATTCCGGACAGGATAACAGCACGGTGTTCAGAGATGCAAACATCATCGACTCACCAGACTTAACAGCATTCTTGATTAAGTCGATGGATATGCTGGCTGTTGTGGCAGAAAAACTTGATAAAGTAGAAGATAAGAAATATTGGGAAGAACAATCCACAAAATACATGCAGAAATTTTGCGACTATTTCCTTATTGAGGACCTTCCATTTGCTCGCTTTACAAGAGACGGTAAAGTAATTGAGAGCCAAGGAATCCTGCCTTTAATGTCAATTATCTTGGGAAACAAACTTCCTGAAGCTGCTAAAAAGAACATCCTCAATCTTCTAAAGAGCGAAAGGTATTTAACAAAGTGGGGAATTGCGTCGGAAGCCATCGACAGTCCTTATTATGAGGAGGACGCTTACTGGAGAGGACCAATCTGGGCTCCTACCACTCTCTTGTTTATAGAAGCATTTGAAGAATGCGGCGAACAACAATTAGCAAATGAAGTAACCGAGAAGTTCCTAGAGCTTTGTAAATATGGAGGGTTTGCGGAAAACTTCCATGCTGAAACGGGGGAAGGATTGCGAGACCTTGCCCATACGTGGACGTCCAGCGTGTTTATCCATTTAGCATCAAAACTGGCAAATTAA
- a CDS encoding PTS transporter subunit EIIC has protein sequence MDFKDHVSSIINNIGGSKNVINASHCVTRLRLVLVDESLINKEALEENELVKGTFSVNGQFQVIIGPGLVEKVYNEFVNQTGTEEVSKDEMKKITSEKGNIIQKGVRVLADIFIPILPAIVAAGLLLGLNNLLANSGIFYDKKSLLDVYTGWTGFAEFINVIANTAFTFLPVLIAWSAAKKFGGNPLLGIVLGLLLVHPSLMSAYAYAENPSEVEYWSLFGWDIAKIGYQGQVLPVIFATWVLTWSEKRLKSFIPDNLQMLFVAPISLVFAGLLTFGVIGPITMTGSNWITDGILYLFEVSPAFAGGVYGFISGPLVITGMHHIFLGVNLQMAGTLGYVTLWPIGETVTLAQGAAALTMFFILKQNQKLKGVSLTATLSAWLGVTEPAIYGINLRFRYPFIAVMVGSAFGSAYLAAQGVKATSVGVGGVLSFLSVYPEHWSVYFIGMAITFIITVTLTFGFFKSNLFKADKTIEKKTEDKGKKSLELKTLSKNV, from the coding sequence ATGGATTTTAAAGATCATGTATCCAGCATCATAAATAATATCGGCGGGTCAAAAAACGTCATTAATGCATCCCACTGCGTGACAAGGCTACGCCTGGTATTAGTAGATGAAAGCCTGATCAATAAAGAGGCGTTAGAGGAAAATGAACTGGTGAAGGGGACTTTCTCAGTGAATGGCCAGTTTCAAGTCATTATTGGTCCAGGGCTTGTAGAGAAAGTGTACAATGAGTTTGTAAATCAGACCGGTACAGAAGAAGTAAGTAAAGATGAAATGAAGAAGATTACTAGTGAAAAAGGGAACATCATTCAAAAAGGTGTCCGGGTCTTGGCAGACATCTTCATTCCGATCCTACCGGCAATCGTTGCTGCAGGTCTTTTATTAGGATTAAATAACCTTCTGGCAAACTCTGGTATTTTCTATGACAAAAAATCCTTGTTGGATGTGTATACGGGCTGGACAGGATTTGCAGAATTTATCAATGTCATTGCCAATACGGCATTTACATTCCTTCCTGTACTCATCGCGTGGTCTGCTGCTAAGAAATTTGGTGGGAATCCATTATTAGGAATCGTGTTAGGTCTATTATTAGTGCATCCTTCATTAATGTCTGCTTATGCGTATGCAGAAAATCCAAGTGAAGTGGAATACTGGAGTCTATTTGGATGGGACATTGCCAAAATCGGTTATCAAGGACAGGTTCTTCCTGTTATTTTTGCGACATGGGTTTTAACATGGTCTGAGAAACGTTTGAAAAGCTTCATTCCAGATAATTTACAAATGTTATTTGTGGCACCGATTTCATTAGTCTTCGCTGGCCTCTTAACATTCGGAGTCATCGGGCCGATTACGATGACAGGTTCAAACTGGATTACGGATGGTATTCTTTATCTGTTTGAAGTATCCCCTGCGTTTGCCGGAGGCGTGTATGGATTTATTTCCGGTCCTCTTGTCATTACTGGAATGCACCACATCTTCTTAGGAGTGAATTTGCAAATGGCCGGTACACTTGGCTATGTTACTTTATGGCCGATAGGGGAAACGGTTACACTAGCTCAAGGCGCTGCTGCGTTGACTATGTTCTTTATTCTGAAGCAAAATCAAAAATTAAAAGGTGTGTCACTTACTGCAACGTTATCCGCATGGCTTGGGGTTACTGAACCAGCGATTTACGGGATCAATCTTCGATTCAGGTATCCTTTCATTGCCGTTATGGTAGGAAGTGCATTCGGAAGTGCGTATCTAGCAGCACAAGGTGTGAAAGCTACTTCTGTCGGAGTGGGAGGAGTTCTATCTTTCCTTTCTGTTTATCCGGAACATTGGAGCGTCTATTTCATTGGGATGGCCATTACATTTATCATCACCGTTACGTTAACTTTTGGGTTCTTTAAAAGTAATTTATTTAAGGCTGATAAAACTATTGAAAAAAAAACAGAGGATAAGGGTAAAAAATCTTTAGAATTAAAAACGCTATCAAAAAACGTTTAA
- a CDS encoding IS3 family transposase (programmed frameshift) encodes MTKYSLELKLKAVLAYLEGADSFRTVAKQFNTSSTPLKHWVAHYKEHGIEGLMSTYTNYDISFKMDVLNYMNDFGVSSTHAAAVYNIASPSTINKWLKQLEENGVDALETNKKGRPSMKKETKKKPVEGSFEALQAENERLRAENAYFKKVESLSSRKRSVRTQKAKVVHELRGDFNLKLLLSVANLARSTYYYWINTFGRQDKYEEIKPVIKEIFHTNKGRYGYRRITLELRNRGIQMNHKTVLRLMKELGLKCLVRMKKYRSYKGKIGKVAPNILNRNFKATKPNQKWVTDVTEFHLYGEKLYLSPILDLFNGEIIAYNIESRPIYPLVSKMLDQAFIRLESKDSPILHSDQGWHYQMKSYSQALKTHGLTQSMSRKGNCLENAVIENFFGLLKSELLYLQKFESMEHFKQELEDYIHYYNHRRIKVKLKGMSPVDYRVHALRAA; translated from the exons ATGACAAAATATTCATTAGAGTTGAAATTAAAAGCTGTCCTTGCTTATTTAGAAGGAGCTGACTCATTTAGAACTGTCGCCAAACAATTTAATACCAGTTCGACTCCTTTAAAGCATTGGGTGGCGCATTATAAAGAACATGGTATAGAAGGGCTAATGTCTACCTATACAAATTATGATATTAGCTTTAAGATGGATGTACTAAACTATATGAACGATTTTGGAGTGTCTAGTACCCATGCAGCTGCTGTGTATAACATTGCTTCTCCTTCTACTATTAATAAGTGGCTAAAGCAATTGGAGGAGAACGGGGTTGACGCTCTTGAAACGAATAAAAAGGGGCGTCCATCCATGAAAAAAGAAACGAAGAAAAAGCCAGTAGAAGGGTCATTTGAGGCGTTACAGGCAGAAAATGAACGATTACGTGCAGAGAATGCATATT TTAAAAAAGTTGAGAGCCTTAGTTCAAGAAAGCGAAGCGTCCGAACGCAAAAAGCGAAAGTAGTACATGAACTAAGGGGAGATTTTAATTTAAAGCTACTTCTGTCCGTCGCAAATCTCGCACGGAGTACCTATTATTATTGGATAAACACCTTCGGGCGTCAGGATAAATACGAAGAAATAAAGCCAGTTATCAAAGAGATATTTCATACGAATAAAGGGAGATACGGGTATCGACGCATTACATTGGAATTACGTAATAGAGGGATTCAAATGAACCATAAAACGGTTCTTCGATTAATGAAGGAGTTGGGGCTAAAGTGTCTGGTCCGTATGAAGAAATACCGTTCATACAAAGGCAAGATTGGAAAGGTTGCTCCCAATATTCTCAATCGCAATTTTAAAGCAACAAAGCCCAATCAAAAATGGGTCACGGACGTAACTGAGTTTCATTTATACGGTGAGAAGTTGTATTTATCACCTATTCTCGACTTATTTAATGGAGAGATCATTGCTTACAATATCGAATCACGTCCTATTTATCCCTTAGTCTCCAAGATGCTGGACCAAGCCTTTATTCGATTGGAATCGAAAGATTCCCCCATTCTTCATTCGGATCAAGGCTGGCATTACCAAATGAAATCTTATTCACAAGCCCTGAAAACACATGGTCTTACTCAAAGTATGTCCCGAAAAGGAAATTGTTTAGAGAATGCGGTCATTGAAAACTTCTTTGGCTTACTAAAATCTGAATTACTTTATTTACAGAAGTTCGAAAGCATGGAGCATTTCAAACAAGAACTTGAGGATTATATCCATTATTATAATCACCGACGAATCAAAGTGAAATTAAAAGGCATGAGCCCAGTAGATTACCGGGTTCATGCCCTCAGGGCTGCCTAA
- a CDS encoding GntR family transcriptional regulator, with protein MRGITKTEPLHSQVYTIVKEMIMEGKYMPGERLVETKVAEYIGVSRGTVREAFRMLTKDDMLVQSGNILLVYNPNAQDILDIYECRKSLESLSAKLAATHITEDQLNELEQIIIESKEALRKNDKQKLTCLNQQFHDIIASASLNKQLIKLFEVIKTKVLYIRNCILKERTDCFPELVEDHIQIYTALRNRDPLKTEEKMSEHIQRSLKVAHAALNKQLDLPKK; from the coding sequence ATGAGGGGAATTACAAAAACTGAACCGCTTCATAGCCAGGTTTATACTATTGTTAAAGAAATGATTATGGAAGGAAAATACATGCCCGGAGAACGTCTAGTCGAAACCAAGGTAGCAGAATATATTGGGGTAAGCAGAGGGACAGTTCGCGAAGCGTTTCGAATGCTTACAAAAGATGACATGCTTGTTCAAAGTGGTAATATCTTATTAGTTTATAACCCTAATGCTCAAGATATTTTAGATATCTATGAATGCCGGAAAAGCCTTGAATCACTATCAGCAAAACTGGCAGCCACTCATATCACAGAGGACCAATTAAACGAATTGGAACAAATTATTATTGAATCAAAGGAAGCTCTGAGAAAAAACGACAAGCAGAAGCTTACATGCTTAAATCAACAATTCCATGATATTATTGCAAGTGCATCTCTAAATAAGCAGCTTATTAAATTATTTGAAGTAATTAAAACTAAAGTACTCTATATTCGGAACTGTATCCTTAAGGAACGTACAGATTGTTTTCCTGAACTGGTTGAAGATCACATTCAAATTTACACCGCTCTGAGAAACCGAGATCCTTTAAAAACCGAAGAAAAAATGAGTGAACATATTCAAAGAAGCTTAAAGGTAGCCCATGCCGCACTTAATAAGCAATTGGATTTGCCAAAAAAGTAA
- a CDS encoding CaiB/BaiF CoA-transferase family protein, translating to MAKKALEGLRVLEMGQLIAGPSASRLLGEFGAEVIKVETPETGDPIRTWRVVENGTSLWWYVQSRNKKSITINLREAEGQRLIRELVKEIDILIENFRPGTMEKWGLGYEDLKAINPRLIMIRVSGYGQDGPYRDKAGFGSIGEALGGLRYITGYPDRPPTRVGISIGDSLSALYSVIGALMAVHHRDVNGTGEGQVIDVALYESVFSMMESTLPEFDRAGVIRERTGSTLPGITPSNTYLSSDGKYVVIGANGDAIFKRLMNAMGRSDIAEDPRFENNSKRSEHADFLDALIEEWTKTMPFDEVMTCLDDAKVPAGAIYSIEDIVNDPHYQARQMIQEVNVEELGTLKMPGIVPKMSETPGKIEWAGPKLGEHTDEVLSEKIHLSEEQIKSLKEKGII from the coding sequence ATGGCAAAGAAAGCACTTGAGGGATTAAGAGTTTTGGAAATGGGACAATTGATTGCGGGACCTTCCGCATCAAGACTGTTAGGTGAATTTGGAGCAGAGGTAATTAAGGTCGAAACTCCTGAGACTGGTGATCCGATCCGAACATGGCGTGTTGTTGAGAATGGAACCAGCCTTTGGTGGTATGTTCAATCTCGAAATAAAAAATCAATCACGATTAACCTGCGTGAAGCTGAAGGCCAGCGATTAATTCGTGAACTTGTTAAGGAAATTGATATTTTAATAGAAAACTTCCGCCCAGGAACAATGGAAAAATGGGGATTGGGATATGAAGATTTAAAGGCAATCAACCCACGTCTGATTATGATTCGTGTATCAGGCTATGGACAGGATGGGCCATATCGTGATAAGGCCGGATTTGGTTCGATTGGTGAAGCACTAGGAGGACTTCGTTACATAACTGGTTATCCGGACCGTCCACCTACACGTGTAGGGATTAGTATTGGTGACTCATTATCTGCTCTTTACTCCGTAATTGGGGCATTAATGGCCGTTCATCATCGAGATGTAAACGGAACTGGAGAAGGACAAGTTATCGATGTTGCACTGTATGAATCTGTATTTAGCATGATGGAAAGTACACTTCCTGAATTTGACCGTGCGGGAGTAATTCGTGAAAGAACGGGAAGTACGCTGCCTGGAATCACCCCATCTAACACATATTTATCTAGTGATGGAAAATATGTTGTTATTGGAGCAAACGGTGATGCTATATTCAAACGTCTTATGAATGCAATGGGTCGCAGTGATATCGCGGAGGATCCTCGTTTTGAAAATAACTCGAAACGCTCTGAGCATGCAGATTTCTTAGATGCATTAATCGAAGAATGGACGAAGACTATGCCTTTTGATGAAGTAATGACATGTTTAGATGATGCAAAGGTTCCAGCCGGTGCGATTTACTCCATTGAGGATATTGTGAACGATCCGCATTATCAAGCCCGTCAAATGATTCAAGAAGTGAACGTTGAAGAGTTAGGGACATTAAAAATGCCAGGAATTGTGCCTAAAATGAGTGAAACACCTGGTAAAATCGAATGGGCAGGCCCGAAATTAGGTGAGCACACTGATGAAGTGTTATCAGAGAAAATCCATTTATCCGAAGAACAAATCAAAAGCCTGAAGGAAAAAGGAATTATCTAA
- a CDS encoding 3-isopropylmalate dehydratase large subunit, which translates to MGMTMSEKILARASGQPGVKAGDIVWVNVDIAMMHDLLGPWLVDGGFRRLGGKLFDKEKVVVVSDHCTPPATVQQADILKFTREWARQQELPYYYEFEGPCHQVIMEHGHVRPGRLILGTDSHTCMAGGLGAFATGIGSTEMIGVLLTGETWLKVPETIKVMWDGELPHGVYSKDLVLKTIKDIGHAGATYQTIEFSGSAIRGLSMDERLVLSNMAVEAGAKTGLIQPDETAAEFLRSKGVLEELDMIKSDDDASFITTLHYNASELEPQVACPHEVDNVHPISAVEGKAVDQVYLGSCTNGRLEDLRIAAQILKGKKISKNIRCLVVPASQHIWMQANKEGILDILTEAGCFVNMPSCGACGGFTSGVIGAGEVVMSSSNRNFRGRMGSPKGEVYLGSPATVAATAIEGKIADPRKYLPKEVRV; encoded by the coding sequence ATGGGAATGACTATGTCGGAAAAGATCTTGGCAAGAGCCTCTGGACAGCCTGGCGTGAAAGCCGGGGATATTGTATGGGTCAATGTAGATATTGCGATGATGCACGATTTGCTCGGACCCTGGCTGGTAGACGGTGGCTTCCGTCGTCTAGGCGGGAAATTGTTTGATAAAGAAAAGGTTGTCGTCGTTTCTGATCACTGTACCCCACCAGCAACCGTTCAACAAGCAGATATTCTGAAGTTCACGCGGGAATGGGCACGACAACAAGAACTTCCATACTATTACGAATTTGAAGGTCCTTGTCATCAGGTAATTATGGAACACGGTCATGTCCGTCCGGGGCGATTGATACTTGGAACAGATTCTCATACGTGTATGGCCGGGGGGCTAGGAGCTTTCGCAACCGGTATTGGTTCCACCGAAATGATTGGGGTCTTATTGACAGGTGAAACCTGGCTAAAGGTTCCAGAAACTATCAAAGTTATGTGGGATGGGGAATTGCCTCATGGTGTGTACTCCAAAGATCTAGTACTTAAAACAATCAAAGATATTGGACATGCAGGAGCAACGTACCAAACCATTGAATTTTCCGGCAGTGCCATAAGAGGCTTATCCATGGATGAACGCTTGGTTTTATCTAATATGGCGGTTGAAGCCGGTGCAAAAACAGGGCTGATCCAACCAGATGAAACTGCTGCTGAATTTTTACGCTCGAAAGGTGTTCTCGAAGAACTTGATATGATAAAGAGTGATGATGATGCATCTTTTATCACAACCTTACATTATAATGCTTCTGAATTAGAACCCCAGGTAGCCTGTCCGCATGAAGTCGATAATGTTCATCCTATTAGTGCAGTAGAAGGAAAAGCAGTGGATCAGGTATATTTAGGTTCCTGCACAAATGGTCGATTAGAAGATCTGCGGATTGCTGCTCAAATCCTGAAGGGGAAAAAGATCTCTAAAAATATTCGTTGTCTCGTGGTACCAGCCTCACAGCATATTTGGATGCAGGCAAATAAAGAAGGAATTTTGGACATTTTGACGGAAGCAGGATGCTTTGTAAACATGCCATCTTGCGGCGCTTGTGGAGGATTCACCAGCGGAGTCATCGGGGCAGGAGAGGTGGTCATGTCTTCGTCGAACCGGAACTTTAGAGGAAGAATGGGTTCTCCAAAAGGTGAAGTGTATTTAGGATCTCCTGCTACAGTCGCTGCCACTGCAATCGAAGGAAAAATCGCTGATCCGCGTAAATATCTGCCAAAGGAGGTTAGGGTATAA
- a CDS encoding 3-isopropylmalate dehydratase: MSLIIRGRVWKYGDNINTDIISPGQYMGLPVEKQAVHAMEAIDPGFAGKVQAGDILVAGKNFGSGSSRETAQMVLKHFQIGAIIADSFARIFYRNSINVGLPVVEMMDTSVIQEGDKVEVDLLAGKIINHTQGTEYKGTKLPEHLIEMVTLGGLEPYLAKKLGIS; the protein is encoded by the coding sequence ATGTCACTTATCATCCGAGGTCGTGTATGGAAATATGGGGATAATATTAATACTGACATCATTTCACCTGGGCAATACATGGGTTTGCCTGTAGAAAAACAGGCCGTGCATGCCATGGAAGCGATTGATCCTGGTTTTGCGGGAAAGGTTCAGGCTGGTGACATACTGGTAGCAGGAAAAAATTTCGGGTCAGGCTCCAGTCGGGAAACGGCACAAATGGTATTGAAGCATTTCCAAATCGGCGCAATTATTGCAGATTCCTTCGCACGTATTTTTTATCGGAATTCGATCAATGTTGGTCTTCCGGTAGTGGAAATGATGGACACCTCTGTCATTCAAGAAGGTGATAAGGTTGAAGTCGATCTTTTGGCTGGTAAAATCATTAACCACACGCAAGGGACAGAATACAAAGGTACAAAACTCCCTGAACATTTAATCGAAATGGTGACGCTTGGCGGTTTAGAGCCTTATCTAGCTAAGAAACTAGGTATCTCGTAA
- a CDS encoding hydroxymethylglutaryl-CoA lyase, translating to MNLPKTVEIIEVGPRDGLQNEANFIPTGKKIDLINALNKTGIKRMEATSFVHPVYVPQMKDAKEVLEGMERELDVQYMALIPNEKGYDRAIENGVKALSLVVGASDSFNLKNVKMTSEESITKFVSVIEKAKANGIFIRFNIATSFWCPFEGKVHPDVVLEIVRRVDSLGVDEIVVCDTIGRANPAQVHNLFEQISKVQPKAMISAHFHDTYGFAQANIIAALLAGVTRFDTSVGGLGGCPFAPGAAGNVATEDVVCMLHEMGIETGIDLPSLLSCVELVESLTIRELKGHYHKVKA from the coding sequence ATGAATTTACCAAAAACGGTAGAGATAATTGAAGTTGGACCAAGGGACGGCCTTCAAAATGAAGCAAACTTTATCCCAACAGGAAAAAAGATTGATTTGATTAATGCGTTAAACAAAACCGGCATTAAAAGAATGGAAGCTACATCTTTTGTACATCCGGTGTATGTACCCCAAATGAAGGACGCTAAAGAAGTGCTGGAAGGTATGGAACGCGAACTTGATGTGCAGTATATGGCCTTGATTCCGAATGAAAAAGGCTATGACCGAGCGATTGAGAATGGGGTAAAGGCCCTTTCTCTCGTAGTAGGAGCAAGTGACAGCTTTAATCTGAAAAATGTCAAAATGACCAGTGAAGAATCCATCACGAAATTTGTTAGTGTGATTGAGAAGGCAAAAGCAAATGGTATTTTCATTCGGTTTAATATCGCAACTTCGTTCTGGTGCCCTTTTGAAGGAAAGGTACATCCAGATGTGGTATTGGAAATCGTTCGTCGAGTTGACAGTTTAGGTGTTGATGAAATTGTTGTTTGTGATACAATCGGCCGTGCAAATCCGGCACAAGTTCATAATTTATTCGAGCAAATCTCAAAGGTGCAGCCGAAAGCGATGATAAGCGCACATTTCCATGATACATATGGCTTTGCGCAGGCAAATATTATAGCAGCCCTTCTAGCAGGGGTTACACGTTTTGACACTTCCGTTGGAGGCCTTGGAGGATGCCCGTTTGCCCCAGGTGCGGCAGGAAACGTCGCTACTGAAGATGTAGTATGCATGCTGCATGAAATGGGGATTGAAACAGGAATTGATCTTCCTTCCCTTCTTTCTTGTGTAGAATTAGTAGAATCGTTAACCATTCGTGAATTAAAAGGTCATTACCATAAAGTCAAAGCATGA
- a CDS encoding Asp/Glu racemase, whose product MSKNYRVGLIVPSSNTTMETEIPAMLHSRIQVEPEETFTFHSSRMRMMHVNPEELKKMDVDSVRCAVELSDARCDVLAYACLVAIMCQGPGYHEISEERLGKATEENGGAAPMVSSAGALIEGLNTMGAKKVSIITPYMKPLTKTVIEYLNAAGIEVIDSISLEVADNLEVGRLNPMNLIEHADRLNIEGADAVVLSACVQMPSLPAIQAVQDRIGVPVLSAGVATVYKILKQLGLKTEVPNTGALLSGKY is encoded by the coding sequence ATGAGTAAAAATTATCGAGTAGGTCTAATCGTACCAAGTTCAAACACAACAATGGAAACAGAAATTCCGGCCATGCTTCATTCTAGAATTCAGGTAGAACCGGAAGAGACGTTCACATTCCATTCATCACGTATGCGTATGATGCATGTTAATCCAGAAGAATTGAAAAAAATGGACGTGGATAGCGTACGTTGTGCAGTTGAGCTTTCTGATGCTCGTTGTGATGTTTTAGCATATGCTTGTTTGGTTGCCATCATGTGTCAAGGTCCTGGATACCACGAAATCTCTGAAGAACGCCTTGGAAAGGCAACTGAAGAAAATGGTGGGGCAGCTCCAATGGTCAGTAGTGCTGGTGCATTAATTGAAGGCTTAAACACTATGGGTGCGAAAAAGGTTTCTATCATTACACCGTATATGAAGCCTCTGACTAAAACAGTTATTGAATATTTAAACGCAGCTGGTATTGAGGTAATCGATTCTATCAGTCTAGAAGTGGCAGACAATCTCGAAGTTGGCCGTTTGAATCCTATGAACTTGATTGAGCATGCAGATCGTTTGAATATTGAAGGTGCAGACGCTGTGGTATTATCGGCTTGCGTTCAGATGCCTTCTCTTCCAGCGATTCAAGCGGTGCAGGATCGTATAGGGGTACCGGTTCTATCTGCTGGAGTTGCTACGGTTTATAAGATTCTTAAGCAATTGGGCTTGAAAACTGAAGTTCCGAATACTGGAGCATTGCTATCAGGGAAGTATTAA